The following is a genomic window from Candidatus Omnitrophota bacterium.
AGGTTTACCCCCCTCTTTGAAAAGAACGGCGTTCTCAAGAAAGGGCGCGTTGATCCGCTCACTGACAGACACGCGCATAGCCGCGCCTACCGGCGGACTTTCAGCCGCGCCCTCAATTGCGCCCTTCACATAAAAAAAATCAACGGGCGCGCTCTTGTAATGACTCAGCGGCGCCACGAGGCCTGTGGCCATTCCGGCAATCATTTCCTCTTCAATATATTTTGCCGAATCATTTTTGAAAACCGAACCGCACTCAAATATCCTGACATCAGTTATACCGCGGGATATGTTGTGCCTGGCCACATCAGCCAGATTGACAAAAAGCGTCGGCCTAGCCACACCCATATCGGCTGAAACCGGATTCTTTATTTTTATGACTTCCGGAAAATTCTGGAACAGCCGGCTCTCCGATATCATGTCCGGCGTTATAACCTCGCTGAAGCCCGAGGCGGTAAAAGCACTCATCAGTTTTTCTCTATCTCTTACGGGATCCGGCAAACCGTAGGGCATCCGCCTCAAAGCCGGATACTTCGGCGGAATGCCGTCATATCCTATGGACCTGACAGCCTCCTCAACCATGTCCTCCTCTATACTGAGATCGTTCCTCCATGAATATGGAAGGATTTTTATGGTCCCGCCGTCAGTGCTCTGCACATCGCCGGCAAAAGCAAGGGACTTAGCCAGATCGTCCGACGGTATATCAACGCCCAGAAGAGATCTCACATATTCCCTTCTGACCGTTATGGGCTGCTTGCCGGGCACCCTGCCTTCATGGAAAAATTCCTTTACGCAGCCGGATGCCGTTTCTTTGATAAGCGCAACGGCTCTCATCAGGGCTTTTTTTACCATAAGAGGATCCACTCCTCTTGAAAATCTCATTGAGGAAGGCGAGTTTATGCCAAGATATCTGGCGCTCCTGTATATCGCGCCCGGCTCAAAGTAGGCGCTTTCCAGGAACACTCTCGTCGTTATATTTGAAACACCCGTTTCCGCGCCGCCCATCACGCCGCCCAGAGCGATTGGCCTGTCTCCATCCCTTATAAGACACAGGCCTTCTTTGAGTGCGCGCTCCTTAGCATCGAGAAGAGTGATTTTCTCACCCTCCGCGGCGTCTGATATCTTTATTATCCCGCTCTTTATCTTATCCGCGTCAAAAGCGTGGAGCGGCTGGCCCAGCTCAAAAAGTATCATGTTGGTAATGTCAACGACATTGTTCTGCGGATTGAGTCCCATTGATAATATCCTGTTTTTGATCCAGTCCGGCGACGGGGCTATTTTCACGCCTTCTATGAGACAGCCCGTATAAAACGGACAGCTCCCAGACACCCTCTCAACCCTGAAACCGGAGTGAGCGCCTTCCTCTGCTATATTTTCTATAACGGGTTTTTTTAGTTCTTTGCCGCCGAAAAAGCTCACTTCCCTGGCTATTCCCAGAATGGAAAGACAGTCGCCCCTGTCCGGTGTTATCTCAACCTCAACCATCTCATCCTTCTGAAAGCTCAGGGGCGTCCCGAGAGGCAGTTCCTCTTTCAGCACCATGATACCCGAAGCGCCGTCACCCACTCCGAGCTCCCTTTCCGAAACTATCATACCGCAGGAGACATTGCCCTGTATTTTCCGCTTTGATATTTTGATCCCGCCGGGCAGCTCAGCGCCCACGCGGGCGAAAGCCACGAACTGGCCCTTGTCCACATTGGGAGCGCCGCATATAACCGAACAGAGCTCCTTCCCGTCGCTGACAAGACAGCTCTTAAGATGCGTCCCCGGGATCGGCGCGGCCTTGAGCACCTGCGCGGCCACGACGCCGTTGAATTTCTCTTTGCTGAAGACGAGCTCAGCCTCAAAACCCGCCTTGAGCAGTATATCCTTCACCTCGGCGGCGCCTGAAACATCCACAAAATCCCTGAGCCATTTAACCGGTATCAGCATCCTTC
Proteins encoded in this region:
- a CDS encoding phenylalanine--tRNA ligase subunit beta; its protein translation is MLIPVKWLRDFVDVSGAAEVKDILLKAGFEAELVFSKEKFNGVVAAQVLKAAPIPGTHLKSCLVSDGKELCSVICGAPNVDKGQFVAFARVGAELPGGIKISKRKIQGNVSCGMIVSERELGVGDGASGIMVLKEELPLGTPLSFQKDEMVEVEITPDRGDCLSILGIAREVSFFGGKELKKPVIENIAEEGAHSGFRVERVSGSCPFYTGCLIEGVKIAPSPDWIKNRILSMGLNPQNNVVDITNMILFELGQPLHAFDADKIKSGIIKISDAAEGEKITLLDAKERALKEGLCLIRDGDRPIALGGVMGGAETGVSNITTRVFLESAYFEPGAIYRSARYLGINSPSSMRFSRGVDPLMVKKALMRAVALIKETASGCVKEFFHEGRVPGKQPITVRREYVRSLLGVDIPSDDLAKSLAFAGDVQSTDGGTIKILPYSWRNDLSIEEDMVEEAVRSIGYDGIPPKYPALRRMPYGLPDPVRDREKLMSAFTASGFSEVITPDMISESRLFQNFPEVIKIKNPVSADMGVARPTLFVNLADVARHNISRGITDVRIFECGSVFKNDSAKYIEEEMIAGMATGLVAPLSHYKSAPVDFFYVKGAIEGAAESPPVGAAMRVSVSERINAPFLENAVLFKEGGKPLFMIGEVTDKALNSFDIKKDFLTSPIIYFELYFKNLPSAAKKYSAPPTVPASMRDLSILIKDDVSFADVEKKIFESGALNLEKAVLIDLYRGAQVEDGKKSMSFRLFFRGKETLIHSDIDAQLARILKALGDAFGAELRKK